From Armatimonadota bacterium, the proteins below share one genomic window:
- a CDS encoding phage portal protein, translated as MPQIVAKRIPAPPRSQQKTDTFAYDRMECEAPPYDLAALARTYEEDPDVYLCCNAIASKACGTGWEITGDGANTETARAFFETGSRERPLIEALRLAFLDLNLLGNAYLEVARDGRDRPAAIWWVPAREMRCRRNGDGFCQRTSSDRYTLFNPYTPRAEDRAALRTSGAWHRTDGGAWANEVVAFRLPNPNSRYYGLPPAYLAAKDILADASVKDSNIAFFQNGMMPDYVLAVKGGTLSEGTMDEIRAFLRDAHRGADRHHGMVVMEALPSTMGENVSMELIPMQQATKEMPFLAYRRFAIENKVRAFRVPMSKAGINQAGRLGDASGREETETFKSEVVEPQQTMIEHIFDCLLRDDFLAPDLRFRFRELDLRDTVSLAETASKLVGGQPVLTVEEARAMLGYPAAK; from the coding sequence ATGCCGCAAATAGTAGCCAAACGCATCCCGGCGCCGCCGCGGAGCCAGCAGAAAACCGATACGTTTGCCTATGACCGGATGGAGTGCGAAGCGCCGCCATACGACCTGGCCGCCCTGGCGCGCACCTATGAGGAGGACCCGGACGTCTACCTGTGCTGCAACGCCATCGCATCGAAGGCGTGCGGTACAGGCTGGGAGATCACGGGCGACGGCGCAAACACCGAGACTGCCCGCGCATTCTTCGAAACGGGATCACGCGAGCGCCCCCTGATCGAGGCCTTACGCCTCGCGTTCCTGGACCTGAACCTCCTCGGAAACGCGTACCTCGAAGTCGCCAGAGACGGTCGCGACCGCCCGGCCGCGATCTGGTGGGTCCCGGCGCGCGAGATGCGCTGCCGCCGGAACGGAGACGGCTTCTGCCAGCGGACGTCGTCCGATCGCTACACGCTGTTCAACCCGTACACGCCTCGCGCCGAGGACCGCGCCGCCCTTCGGACTTCCGGAGCGTGGCACCGCACGGACGGAGGCGCCTGGGCGAACGAGGTCGTCGCCTTCCGCCTGCCGAATCCCAACAGCCGATACTACGGCCTCCCGCCGGCGTATCTGGCGGCGAAGGACATCCTGGCGGACGCCAGCGTGAAGGACAGCAACATCGCGTTCTTCCAGAACGGCATGATGCCGGACTACGTGCTGGCGGTGAAGGGCGGAACGCTGAGCGAGGGGACGATGGACGAAATCCGCGCGTTCCTGCGCGATGCGCACCGGGGCGCGGACCGGCATCACGGTATGGTTGTGATGGAGGCGCTCCCGTCCACGATGGGTGAAAACGTGAGCATGGAGCTCATCCCGATGCAGCAGGCGACGAAGGAGATGCCGTTCCTGGCTTACCGCCGCTTCGCCATCGAGAACAAGGTGCGGGCATTTCGCGTGCCGATGAGCAAGGCCGGCATCAACCAGGCGGGCCGCCTCGGCGACGCATCCGGGCGCGAGGAGACTGAGACGTTCAAGTCGGAGGTGGTGGAACCGCAGCAGACCATGATAGAACATATATTCGACTGTCTGCTCCGCGACGACTTCCTGGCGCCCGACCTGCGGTTCCGATTCAGGGAACTGGATCTCCGCGATACGGTGAGCCTGGCCGAAACGGCCAGTAAACTCGTGGGCGGCCAACCGGTGCTGACGGTGGAGGAAGCGCGCGCCATGCTGGGGTACCCGGCTGCGAAATAA
- a CDS encoding XkdF-like putative serine protease domain-containing protein, whose translation MPKQIVYGEVLVPDEVDGQGDVVRAPEIEAAAHRFLAESAVVGGMHEQFSGVGRVVESFIARNDDADFAPGAWVLGVQLGEDAWRRVQEGAWTGFSVGGRAIRSPVNEGGSQT comes from the coding sequence ATGCCAAAGCAAATCGTATATGGGGAGGTGCTCGTGCCGGACGAGGTGGATGGGCAGGGCGACGTGGTGCGCGCGCCGGAGATCGAGGCCGCGGCTCACCGGTTCCTCGCCGAAAGCGCCGTGGTGGGTGGGATGCACGAGCAATTCAGCGGAGTGGGCCGCGTGGTGGAGAGCTTCATCGCACGAAACGACGATGCGGATTTCGCGCCCGGAGCGTGGGTTCTGGGCGTTCAGTTGGGTGAAGACGCCTGGCGCCGCGTGCAGGAAGGCGCGTGGACCGGCTTTTCCGTGGGCGGCCGGGCCATACGGTCGCCCGTCAACGAGGGAGGGAGTCAGACATGA
- a CDS encoding STAS domain-containing protein: MERLTTFSLNVQNDGHQTVAAVKGEVDISNATELALRLEGAARQTDGGLTVDLSDVKYMDSSGLRSLMAIHNAHPDTRLVVRDGSLVARVIRVAGLSDVFEVLGRA; the protein is encoded by the coding sequence ATGGAGCGGCTCACAACGTTCAGCCTGAATGTTCAAAATGATGGCCACCAGACGGTGGCCGCCGTGAAGGGCGAGGTTGATATAAGCAATGCGACCGAACTCGCGTTGCGGCTCGAAGGCGCGGCGAGACAGACGGACGGCGGCCTGACTGTCGACCTTTCAGATGTCAAGTATATGGATAGCAGCGGCTTGCGCTCGCTGATGGCGATCCACAACGCGCATCCCGACACACGGCTGGTCGTTCGTGACGGGTCACTGGTGGCAAGGGTGATTCGCGTCGCCGGCCTGTCCGACGTGTTCGAGGTTCTGGGGCGCGCGTGA
- the aroF gene encoding 3-deoxy-7-phosphoheptulonate synthase, translated as MIVIMNTGARPEEVEAVKQEITNLGLRPFENPGVERKVIAVLGEVGMDKAELANHFNAMPGVDRAELISNPWKLASRTYHPEDSIVMIGEAKFGGGYSSVAAGPCSVESLPQMRLSADIVKAAGARALRGGAFKPRTSPYAFQGMGEEGLKILAEVRAETGMPVVTEVMSETEVELVDRYADCLQIGARNVQNYALLKAVGQTRTPVMLKRGFGTKIKDFVMSAEYLMAGGNTQVIMVERGIQTFEDSCRNTTDINAIPVLKSLTHLPIVLDPSHATGKSAYVPAIARAGLAAGCDGLLIEVHPDPAHAASDGAQSLNGPAFQTLMDQLRRIADAVDRKL; from the coding sequence ATGATTGTCATTATGAATACGGGCGCCCGGCCCGAAGAAGTGGAAGCGGTAAAGCAGGAGATCACGAATCTCGGCCTGCGGCCTTTTGAAAACCCCGGCGTTGAGCGCAAGGTTATCGCGGTTCTCGGCGAAGTCGGGATGGACAAGGCCGAACTGGCGAATCACTTCAACGCGATGCCGGGCGTGGATCGCGCCGAACTGATCAGCAATCCCTGGAAGCTGGCCAGCCGCACCTATCATCCCGAAGACTCCATCGTAATGATCGGCGAGGCGAAATTCGGCGGGGGATATTCCTCGGTGGCCGCCGGGCCGTGCAGCGTGGAATCGCTCCCTCAGATGCGGCTGAGCGCCGACATCGTCAAAGCCGCCGGCGCGCGTGCCCTCCGGGGCGGCGCCTTCAAACCCCGAACGTCCCCCTACGCGTTCCAGGGGATGGGGGAGGAAGGGCTCAAGATTCTGGCGGAAGTGCGCGCCGAAACCGGTATGCCCGTCGTCACCGAAGTGATGTCGGAGACCGAGGTGGAGCTGGTGGACCGCTACGCGGACTGCCTGCAGATAGGGGCGCGAAACGTGCAGAATTACGCCCTGCTGAAAGCCGTGGGGCAGACGCGCACGCCGGTGATGCTGAAACGCGGCTTCGGCACCAAGATCAAGGATTTCGTGATGAGCGCAGAATACCTGATGGCCGGCGGCAACACGCAAGTGATCATGGTGGAGCGCGGCATCCAGACCTTCGAGGATTCCTGCCGCAACACCACGGACATCAACGCCATCCCGGTGCTGAAGAGCCTTACCCACCTTCCCATCGTCCTCGACCCGAGCCACGCGACCGGCAAATCGGCATACGTTCCGGCCATCGCCCGGGCCGGCCTGGCCGCCGGCTGTGATGGCCTGCTGATAGAGGTCCACCCGGACCCCGCGCACGCCGCCTCCGATGGCGCGCAAAGCCTCAACGGGCCGGCGTTCCAGACGCTGATGGACCAGCTGCGGCGGATCGCCGACGCCGTGGACCGCAAACTGTAG
- a CDS encoding cohesin domain-containing protein, giving the protein MNAARILAAGAIAGLMTGGAARAGTVALTGPANASPGGTVTVSVTLTPDLNNVYALQAALTYDPVVLTLLPTQDTSAPQSYWTGASTPFPGETIPRDADLFRMNPSQLGVVVFGYVKNPSNPAGSSSKVVPATALRLSFAVAPGATGSTTVRLAPYTVNGRSMPELILGASDGAPIDAGVGVPLVITFRMPGDVNGDGVVGLGDVVMALQLSGGVQLGTGDRSSIVNGDVSPAGAPDGKVKVDDAIRILRFIHGFETTLN; this is encoded by the coding sequence ATGAACGCAGCGCGGATATTGGCGGCCGGCGCCATCGCGGGGTTGATGACAGGCGGCGCGGCACGCGCAGGCACCGTTGCCCTGACCGGCCCCGCCAATGCGTCGCCCGGCGGGACGGTGACCGTCTCAGTTACGCTGACGCCGGACCTCAACAATGTGTACGCGCTGCAGGCGGCGCTCACCTACGATCCGGTCGTCCTGACCCTGCTGCCCACCCAGGACACATCGGCCCCCCAATCCTATTGGACCGGCGCATCCACGCCGTTTCCGGGCGAGACGATTCCCAGGGACGCGGACCTCTTCCGGATGAACCCCTCGCAGCTGGGCGTTGTCGTTTTCGGATATGTGAAAAACCCGTCGAATCCGGCCGGATCATCGTCGAAAGTTGTGCCGGCCACTGCGCTCCGCCTGAGTTTCGCCGTGGCCCCCGGCGCGACAGGATCGACGACCGTGCGATTGGCGCCCTATACCGTGAACGGCCGGAGCATGCCGGAGCTCATCCTCGGCGCGTCGGATGGCGCCCCGATCGACGCCGGCGTGGGCGTCCCGCTGGTCATCACGTTCCGCATGCCGGGCGACGTCAACGGTGACGGCGTCGTGGGCCTCGGGGACGTGGTGATGGCGCTCCAGCTTTCGGGGGGCGTGCAGTTGGGCACGGGCGATCGGTCGAGCATCGTCAACGGCGACGTGTCTCCGGCCGGGGCGCCGGACGGCAAGGTGAAGGTGGACGATGCGATCCGCATCCTGCGCTTCATCCACGGTTTCGAGACGACGCTCAACTAG
- a CDS encoding shikimate dehydrogenase has protein sequence MSSITGATRVYGVTGWPVEHSLSPAMHNAAFAALGMDAVYVPFPIALEELDSAVRGLFAAGLGGLNVTVPHKESMLAVVDDLSPVAAAVGAVNTVWMDRGVLRGDNTDVAGLLRALARDGVRLDGLTVIIGAGGAARAAVQAVMLEGGEAIILNRTVDRAESLAAAVNTMWEQERVQAHALYEQDARDAVEDANVVINCTTVGLRDADATPFPWTAHLPNDCYVFDTIYVPAETRLVREVRARGCRARNGLAMLVEQGAESFRIWTGEEPDVTEMEIAAGGALNAAG, from the coding sequence GTGAGCTCTATCACCGGCGCTACGCGTGTCTATGGCGTCACAGGGTGGCCTGTGGAACACAGCTTGTCGCCCGCCATGCACAATGCCGCGTTCGCCGCGCTGGGCATGGATGCCGTCTACGTGCCATTCCCCATCGCCCTGGAGGAGTTGGATTCCGCTGTTCGCGGCCTCTTTGCCGCGGGCCTCGGCGGTTTAAACGTCACCGTGCCCCACAAGGAATCGATGCTGGCCGTCGTGGACGATCTCTCACCCGTCGCCGCCGCCGTGGGCGCGGTGAACACCGTCTGGATGGACCGCGGGGTGCTCCGCGGCGACAACACGGACGTCGCCGGGCTTCTCCGGGCCCTCGCGCGCGACGGCGTTCGCCTGGATGGCCTCACCGTCATTATCGGCGCGGGCGGCGCGGCCCGCGCCGCCGTTCAGGCGGTGATGCTGGAGGGCGGCGAGGCGATCATCCTCAATCGGACGGTGGATCGCGCGGAGTCCCTCGCCGCGGCGGTCAACACGATGTGGGAGCAGGAGCGCGTCCAGGCCCACGCGCTCTACGAGCAGGACGCCCGGGACGCGGTTGAAGACGCGAACGTTGTCATCAACTGCACCACAGTGGGCCTACGAGACGCCGATGCCACCCCTTTCCCTTGGACTGCGCACCTTCCCAACGACTGCTATGTGTTCGACACGATCTATGTCCCCGCCGAAACGCGCCTCGTGCGCGAAGTGCGCGCGCGCGGGTGCCGGGCGCGCAACGGCCTGGCGATGCTGGTGGAACAGGGCGCGGAGAGTTTCCGCATCTGGACCGGCGAGGAACCCGATGTAACCGAGATGGAGATCGCGGCCGGGGGAGCGTTGAACGCGGCGGGTTGA
- a CDS encoding Gfo/Idh/MocA family oxidoreductase, whose protein sequence is MSKTINAAVIGYGGAFNMGRLHLNWMKAAGFTPYAVCDLDPARTASAGEDFPGIKTFTDYHQLLADPDVHLAVCILPHNLHGKVNLDIVSAGKHCVCEKPFTITVAEADACIEMAKAKGVTLSVFHNRRYDGDHLAMMEIIRKGEIGEVFHIEAGMGGFHFPGDWWRADKQISGGNLYDWGVHFLDWVLDLIPDPIENVTGFFHKRVWDKVSNEDQTQAIIRFKSGKYADVRISSIDAAPRDKFRILGTKGAIQMSHEWTGEFTLRRYLDGELWEKKVNFERKHYKDAGQAYYDMLGAHLFEGAPLAVTAESARRNIAVIEAAEASSKSHQAEPVAHE, encoded by the coding sequence GTGAGCAAGACCATCAACGCAGCCGTCATCGGCTACGGCGGCGCCTTCAATATGGGTCGCCTGCACCTGAACTGGATGAAAGCGGCCGGATTCACCCCCTATGCCGTCTGCGACCTCGATCCCGCCCGAACGGCTTCCGCCGGCGAGGATTTCCCCGGCATCAAGACGTTCACCGACTACCATCAGCTTCTGGCTGATCCGGACGTGCACCTCGCGGTCTGCATTTTGCCGCACAACCTCCACGGCAAGGTGAACCTGGACATCGTGTCGGCGGGCAAGCACTGTGTGTGCGAAAAGCCGTTCACCATCACCGTCGCCGAGGCGGACGCATGCATCGAGATGGCGAAGGCGAAGGGCGTCACGCTCTCCGTGTTTCACAACCGGCGCTACGATGGCGACCACCTGGCCATGATGGAGATCATCCGCAAGGGCGAGATCGGAGAGGTGTTCCACATCGAGGCAGGGATGGGGGGCTTTCACTTTCCCGGCGACTGGTGGCGCGCCGACAAGCAGATCAGCGGCGGAAACCTGTACGACTGGGGCGTGCACTTCCTCGACTGGGTGCTGGATCTGATCCCGGACCCCATCGAAAACGTGACCGGCTTCTTCCATAAGCGCGTGTGGGACAAAGTGTCCAACGAGGACCAGACCCAGGCCATCATCCGCTTCAAGTCCGGCAAGTACGCTGACGTCCGCATTTCTTCCATCGATGCGGCGCCGCGGGACAAATTCCGCATCCTCGGAACGAAGGGCGCCATCCAGATGAGCCACGAGTGGACCGGCGAGTTCACTCTACGGCGATACCTGGACGGCGAGCTCTGGGAGAAGAAGGTCAACTTCGAACGCAAGCACTATAAGGACGCCGGACAGGCGTACTATGACATGCTCGGGGCGCATCTCTTCGAGGGCGCTCCGCTGGCGGTGACCGCGGAAAGCGCCCGCCGCAACATCGCGGTCATCGAAGCGGCCGAGGCGTCCAGCAAGTCCCACCAGGCCGAACCCGTGGCGCACGAATAG
- a CDS encoding choice-of-anchor Q domain-containing protein yields the protein MRISSTVRLLVGLSLLLAAPARAAVVYVNKNASATVHDGKSWGTAFTTVQAAVSAAAAGDEAWVATGTYTENIIVPAATSVSLYGGFVGSEVSRSGRSLGPEATILDGNSSGSVVAIRSPGVTIDGFTIRNGAVVVGNVEPILNFGGGISCNADRVVITNNVITRNAVYSAGRNSFWNQAASGGGVNCTGNDALIANNTITTNTAEYGGGIECTVNNAVIANNKITWNRATGYTTPNPMNLPQWGTTTAYGGGMDLWGTNVTVRGNAITDNSIDVNYNTTAVSASGSGGGARCSGAGLIFVGNIVARNSVRVLLYEFRSHLPYPSGSANGGGVYTTSPTALIGNNLVYDNRVVGNLTSAGGGIDAAQATVSNNTIVGNSATYDTGAGASGGALRAAAGSVLANNIIAANGGPLSLSGVTTSRNDIFGEASAPGSTDIIADPLFMDRANGDFHLKAGSPCIDAGDDSAVSAGETDLDGNPRIRGAHVDIGAYEVVASTTSISLGANAAAPPTAIDGVVYVAGENGKLYALTSPDLNTISGFPVDISATVGTLVRLNSRPAVYYGKAGKAIYMTTNLGHVVKLWPDGKVAWTTTSLNGPTMSTPAVTPDGSVYVDLGLGTTNAASYLFKLDEVTGDTKYVSPCLGSSPATAIIDRSAAIDPRYAYVNASGNVLGSLAVLNQDTLTVRASFAPGEDALAPFLNGQNIYVATKGGTVYKVNGITMSADMAFGTLGSVKMGEAVTAGPFLNAGSVYVGSATGKVWKLDAATGSKSLFLDGGTNASITGLLATRGVMAFGTANGTLQQVSLANPSTRSIETLTGPPAGGPVYDAVQNRFIIATTAGQLYSVPAI from the coding sequence ATGCGCATATCTTCTACCGTCCGGTTGCTCGTTGGCCTGTCCCTCCTGTTGGCCGCCCCCGCCCGTGCGGCGGTTGTCTACGTCAACAAGAACGCCTCCGCAACCGTCCACGACGGCAAATCGTGGGGTACAGCTTTCACCACGGTCCAGGCGGCGGTCAGCGCCGCTGCTGCTGGTGACGAGGCGTGGGTGGCGACGGGGACATACACGGAGAATATCATCGTTCCCGCGGCAACGTCGGTCTCGCTTTACGGCGGATTTGTGGGGTCTGAGGTCAGCCGTTCAGGCCGGAGTCTCGGCCCGGAAGCAACAATCCTGGATGGCAACTCCAGTGGTTCGGTGGTCGCAATTCGTTCCCCAGGTGTGACCATCGACGGTTTCACTATCCGAAATGGTGCGGTGGTTGTGGGCAACGTCGAGCCGATACTCAACTTCGGAGGTGGAATATCGTGCAACGCCGACCGCGTGGTCATCACGAACAACGTAATCACCAGGAATGCCGTGTATTCGGCGGGCCGCAATTCGTTCTGGAATCAAGCCGCATCGGGCGGAGGCGTTAACTGCACTGGAAATGATGCACTCATTGCTAACAACACTATCACGACGAACACAGCTGAATACGGCGGCGGCATTGAGTGTACTGTGAACAACGCTGTAATTGCGAATAATAAGATAACGTGGAATCGGGCCACTGGATATACCACACCTAACCCTATGAACCTTCCACAGTGGGGGACGACCACGGCATATGGCGGAGGCATGGATCTGTGGGGGACCAACGTCACCGTCCGAGGCAACGCGATTACCGACAACTCGATAGACGTGAACTACAACACCACCGCCGTTTCCGCAAGCGGCAGTGGCGGTGGAGCACGGTGCTCTGGAGCGGGGCTCATCTTCGTGGGCAATATCGTCGCACGCAACTCCGTCAGGGTGCTCCTATACGAGTTTCGCAGCCATTTGCCATACCCCAGTGGTTCCGCTAATGGTGGCGGTGTCTACACTACTTCTCCAACGGCGCTAATTGGGAACAACCTCGTCTATGACAACCGCGTGGTTGGCAACCTCACGAGCGCTGGCGGCGGAATCGACGCTGCCCAGGCCACAGTGTCGAACAACACGATCGTGGGCAATTCAGCGACATATGATACCGGTGCAGGCGCTAGTGGGGGCGCTCTGCGGGCCGCCGCGGGATCTGTGTTGGCAAACAACATCATCGCTGCAAATGGTGGGCCTCTGTCGCTATCGGGTGTCACGACTTCACGCAACGACATATTCGGCGAGGCATCCGCGCCCGGATCAACGGACATCATCGCAGACCCGCTGTTCATGGATCGCGCTAACGGCGACTTCCACCTCAAGGCCGGTTCCCCTTGCATCGACGCTGGTGACGACTCCGCTGTGTCTGCGGGAGAGACGGACCTGGACGGCAACCCCAGGATCCGAGGCGCGCACGTGGACATCGGGGCATATGAAGTCGTAGCGTCAACGACCAGCATCTCTCTTGGCGCGAACGCGGCGGCGCCACCCACGGCAATCGACGGCGTGGTCTACGTTGCCGGGGAGAACGGCAAGTTATACGCGTTGACCAGCCCCGATCTGAACACGATATCCGGCTTCCCAGTGGACATAAGTGCGACGGTGGGTACTCTCGTGCGGCTCAACTCCCGCCCGGCAGTTTACTACGGCAAAGCGGGTAAAGCCATCTACATGACCACAAACCTCGGTCACGTGGTGAAGTTGTGGCCGGACGGGAAGGTCGCCTGGACCACCACGTCTCTTAACGGCCCAACCATGTCCACTCCGGCCGTCACGCCGGACGGAAGCGTCTACGTGGACCTGGGGCTCGGCACAACCAATGCTGCCAGCTATCTGTTCAAGTTGGACGAGGTCACCGGGGACACGAAGTACGTCTCACCTTGCCTCGGCTCGTCACCGGCGACTGCCATCATCGACCGTTCCGCCGCCATCGACCCACGCTACGCCTACGTCAACGCAAGTGGTAACGTGCTTGGGTCGTTGGCGGTACTCAACCAGGACACCCTGACGGTCCGCGCCTCCTTCGCACCGGGCGAGGACGCGCTGGCGCCGTTCCTGAACGGCCAGAATATCTATGTCGCCACCAAAGGCGGCACCGTCTACAAGGTGAACGGCATCACGATGAGCGCGGACATGGCGTTTGGCACGCTTGGCTCCGTGAAGATGGGAGAGGCCGTCACCGCCGGCCCGTTCCTGAACGCTGGCTCAGTGTACGTGGGTTCCGCGACAGGCAAGGTCTGGAAGCTGGACGCGGCCACCGGATCGAAGAGCCTGTTCCTCGACGGCGGAACGAACGCCTCCATCACCGGGCTGCTGGCGACGCGAGGAGTGATGGCCTTCGGCACGGCAAACGGAACGCTACAGCAGGTCTCTTTGGCCAACCCCTCAACCAGGAGCATTGAAACCCTCACCGGTCCCCCGGCCGGCGGTCCCGTCTACGACGCGGTCCAGAACCGCTTCATCATCGCCACCACCGCCGGACAGCTGTACTCCGTGCCGGCTATCTGA
- a CDS encoding zinc ribbon domain-containing protein: MICPHCNQEIPDEGFACPKCGKALPRDRTTMSGARPAPPTVTPVTASRRPYALAGVLAAIVLVLGIVLFMALRKPVTQANTALPPPPGPPVTAAPTPAAPLPGPPVTEAPRAQPPKLAPEDPNKKAVEAYLQKVSYIEKERQRVVNDLTVALFAMELLKAGVGNPVPESMNWVWGDDPSVEAAAKEKSKTETPDQAQQAIGSYVGKLKALDDQLKATTPIPAPAMPFAQSYNSAFYEYAGAMIQIGQIMQQAKADPGQAQALAGQLSGMKGSLGSRKDRALAAADQQLTVLCQKYGIQKPFDVTDTPAGGVTGM; the protein is encoded by the coding sequence ATGATCTGTCCACATTGTAACCAGGAAATCCCGGATGAAGGGTTCGCCTGTCCCAAATGCGGCAAGGCTTTACCGCGCGACCGGACGACGATGTCCGGCGCCCGGCCCGCGCCGCCCACCGTGACGCCGGTGACCGCTTCCCGCCGGCCGTACGCGCTCGCCGGAGTGCTCGCCGCCATCGTCCTTGTGCTGGGCATCGTGCTGTTCATGGCGCTCCGCAAGCCGGTGACACAGGCGAACACCGCGCTCCCTCCCCCCCCTGGCCCGCCGGTAACCGCAGCGCCGACCCCGGCCGCGCCGCTTCCGGGCCCTCCTGTCACAGAAGCTCCGCGCGCCCAGCCGCCGAAGCTCGCGCCCGAAGACCCGAACAAGAAAGCGGTGGAGGCGTACCTGCAGAAGGTCTCCTACATCGAGAAGGAGCGCCAGCGAGTGGTGAACGACCTCACCGTCGCGCTGTTCGCCATGGAGCTGCTGAAGGCGGGCGTCGGCAATCCGGTGCCGGAATCCATGAATTGGGTTTGGGGCGATGATCCCAGCGTGGAAGCCGCCGCCAAGGAAAAGAGCAAGACTGAGACGCCCGACCAGGCGCAGCAGGCGATCGGTTCCTACGTGGGCAAACTCAAGGCGCTGGACGACCAGCTCAAGGCCACGACCCCGATCCCCGCGCCGGCGATGCCGTTTGCCCAATCGTATAACAGCGCTTTCTACGAATACGCCGGCGCGATGATCCAGATCGGCCAGATCATGCAACAGGCGAAGGCGGATCCGGGCCAGGCGCAGGCGCTCGCGGGACAGTTGAGCGGCATGAAGGGCAGTCTGGGCTCGCGGAAAGACCGCGCGCTCGCCGCGGCGGACCAGCAGCTCACCGTTCTCTGCCAGAAATACGGTATCCAGAAGCCGTTCGACGTGACGGACACGCCCGCCGGCGGCGTGACGGGGATGTGA